The Desulfohalovibrio reitneri genome contains a region encoding:
- a CDS encoding ABC transporter ATP-binding protein: MSQPLLRVDSVSKRFGGLLALAEVSFDVMPDRILGLIGPNGAGKTTIFNCIAGVLKPTSGDLLFDTGRDVRRTNGYKPEKMTELGVSRTFQNIRLFSELSVLDNVRIGRHCRTRCNFLSSVFRTQKQKDEEQEIVDRAMAWLRFVGLESKAFHQSTALAYGDQRRLEIARALSTEPRLLLLDEPAAGMNPYETKALVDLIHAIMDQGVTVVLIEHDMKLVMQICEHLVVLDHGAKIAEGGPRDIRENPQVIEAYLGRGAADA, translated from the coding sequence GTGAGCCAGCCGCTTCTGCGGGTCGATTCCGTGTCCAAGCGCTTCGGCGGGCTGCTGGCCCTGGCCGAGGTCTCCTTCGACGTCATGCCCGACCGCATTCTGGGCCTCATCGGACCCAACGGCGCGGGCAAGACCACCATCTTCAACTGCATCGCCGGGGTGCTCAAACCCACCTCCGGCGATCTCCTCTTCGACACCGGCCGCGACGTGCGCCGCACCAACGGCTACAAGCCGGAGAAGATGACCGAACTGGGGGTCTCGCGCACTTTTCAGAACATCCGGCTCTTCTCGGAACTGAGCGTGCTGGACAACGTGCGCATCGGCCGTCACTGCCGCACGCGGTGCAACTTCCTGTCCTCGGTGTTCCGAACCCAAAAGCAGAAGGACGAAGAGCAGGAAATTGTGGACAGGGCCATGGCCTGGCTGCGGTTCGTGGGGCTGGAATCCAAGGCTTTCCACCAGTCCACCGCCCTGGCCTACGGTGACCAGCGCCGCCTGGAGATAGCCCGGGCGCTGTCCACGGAGCCCCGCCTGTTGCTGCTGGACGAACCGGCCGCAGGCATGAACCCCTATGAAACCAAGGCCCTGGTGGACCTCATCCACGCCATCATGGACCAGGGCGTGACCGTGGTTCTCATAGAGCACGACATGAAGCTGGTCATGCAGATTTGCGAACACCTGGTGGTGCTGGACCACGGGGCCAAGATCGCCGAGGGCGGCCCGCGCGACATCAGGGAGAACCCGCAGGTCATCGAAGCCTATCTGGGCAGGGGGGCGGCCGATGCTTGA
- the hisA gene encoding 1-(5-phosphoribosyl)-5-[(5-phosphoribosylamino)methylideneamino]imidazole-4-carboxamide isomerase, which produces MILFPAVDIKGGRCVRLRQGKKDDVTVFSTDPAAQARIWADQGAEFLHVVDLDGAFDGKPVNFDLVRTICHQLDVPVQLGGGIRDLHTAKNYIQAGVERIIIGTMALEEPDRFAELCRELPGKVGVSLDAEDGRLKTKGWVAESEHRVEDVLPRLEGLGVPFIIYTDISRDGMGKGVNFPALERLCQATSIPVIAAGGVTTMEDVKALEPLSAKGLEGAITGRAIYEGSLDFQEAVAWLKSQR; this is translated from the coding sequence GTGATTCTTTTTCCCGCCGTGGACATCAAGGGCGGCCGTTGCGTGCGGCTGCGGCAAGGCAAGAAGGACGACGTCACCGTTTTCTCAACCGACCCCGCGGCCCAGGCCAGAATCTGGGCGGACCAGGGGGCGGAGTTCCTTCACGTGGTCGATCTTGACGGCGCTTTCGACGGCAAGCCGGTCAACTTCGACCTTGTGCGCACCATCTGCCACCAGCTCGATGTGCCGGTGCAGCTCGGCGGCGGCATCCGCGACCTGCACACCGCCAAGAATTACATCCAGGCCGGTGTGGAGCGCATCATCATCGGCACCATGGCCCTGGAGGAGCCGGACCGCTTCGCGGAACTGTGCCGGGAGTTGCCCGGCAAGGTCGGCGTCTCCCTGGACGCCGAGGACGGCCGCCTCAAGACCAAAGGCTGGGTGGCCGAGTCGGAACACAGGGTGGAGGATGTCCTGCCGCGGCTCGAGGGCCTCGGGGTGCCCTTCATCATTTATACGGACATCTCCCGCGACGGCATGGGCAAGGGAGTGAACTTTCCGGCCCTGGAGCGTCTTTGCCAGGCGACCTCCATCCCGGTCATCGCCGCGGGCGGCGTGACCACCATGGAAGACGTCAAGGCGCTGGAGCCCCTGTCCGCCAAGGGGCTGGAAGGGGCCATCACCGGCCGGGCCATTTACGAGGGCAGCCTGGACTTCCAGGAGGCCGTGGCCTGGCTCAAGTCGCAACGATGA
- a CDS encoding branched-chain amino acid ABC transporter permease, which produces MLEQQLINGLTLGVIYAMIAVGYTMVYGVIELINFAHGEIFMLGAFFCMTFITVFGVPFYLAIFLAMCCCAVCGVLLDIIAYRPLRNSPRLAALITAIGMSIFLQNLALMIWGSRPRPFPKDALPEFFSQTALTFGDVKLTWLQLFIFAVTIAMMVGLNLIITKTKAGTAMRALAQNKQAAALMGINVNRIISFTFILGSSMGAVAGVLVSVFYNTMYPMMGYTAGVKAFAAAVLGGIGSVPGAMIGGVILGVAEALGAGYVSSLYRDGVAYAIMIAVILFRPSGILGRLVGDKA; this is translated from the coding sequence GTGCTTGAACAGCAACTCATAAACGGACTCACCCTGGGCGTGATATACGCCATGATCGCGGTGGGCTATACCATGGTCTACGGGGTAATCGAGCTGATCAACTTCGCCCACGGCGAAATCTTCATGCTCGGCGCCTTTTTCTGCATGACCTTCATTACCGTTTTCGGCGTGCCGTTCTATCTGGCCATTTTCCTGGCCATGTGCTGCTGCGCGGTGTGCGGCGTGCTGTTGGACATCATCGCCTACCGGCCATTGCGCAACTCGCCACGACTAGCGGCGCTCATAACGGCCATAGGCATGTCCATTTTCTTGCAGAACCTAGCCCTGATGATCTGGGGCAGCCGCCCCCGTCCGTTCCCCAAGGACGCGCTTCCGGAGTTTTTTTCCCAGACAGCCCTCACCTTCGGCGACGTCAAGCTGACCTGGCTGCAACTCTTCATCTTCGCCGTGACCATCGCCATGATGGTCGGCCTGAACCTGATCATCACCAAGACCAAGGCGGGCACCGCCATGCGTGCCCTGGCCCAGAACAAGCAGGCCGCCGCGCTGATGGGCATCAACGTCAACCGCATCATTTCCTTCACCTTCATCCTCGGTTCCTCCATGGGCGCCGTGGCCGGGGTGCTGGTCAGCGTATTCTACAACACCATGTACCCCATGATGGGCTACACAGCGGGCGTCAAAGCCTTCGCAGCCGCGGTGTTGGGCGGAATCGGCTCGGTGCCCGGAGCCATGATCGGCGGGGTCATCCTCGGCGTGGCCGAGGCGCTGGGCGCTGGCTATGTTTCCTCGCTGTATCGCGACGGCGTGGCCTACGCCATCATGATCGCGGTCATCCTTTTCCGTCCCTCGGGCATCCTGGGGCGCTTGGTGGGGGATAAGGCATGA
- a CDS encoding ABC transporter ATP-binding protein — translation MLELSEIRTFYGNIEALKGISLTVERGEIVTLIGANGAGKSTTLMSISGMTPPRTGRITFEGRDITRTPSDKIVAAGVTQVPEGRMIFPGLSVKENLLMGSYLRKDKRAVAKDEEHVYELFPILQERRRQMGGTLSGGEQQMLAIGRALMSRPKLLLLDEPSLGLAPIVVENIFEVIQRINEEDGTTIMLVEQNAQMALTVANRAYVLETGEVTISGDSRKLLNDPRVQSAYLGVD, via the coding sequence ATGCTTGAGCTGTCCGAAATCCGCACCTTCTACGGAAACATCGAGGCGCTCAAGGGCATCAGCCTCACTGTGGAGCGGGGCGAGATCGTGACCCTCATCGGGGCCAACGGCGCGGGCAAGTCCACCACCCTCATGTCCATCTCCGGCATGACCCCGCCGCGCACCGGCAGAATCACCTTCGAGGGGCGCGACATCACCCGCACCCCCTCGGACAAGATCGTCGCCGCAGGCGTGACCCAGGTTCCCGAGGGACGGATGATCTTCCCCGGCCTGTCGGTCAAGGAGAACCTCCTCATGGGGTCCTATTTACGCAAGGACAAAAGGGCTGTAGCCAAGGACGAGGAGCACGTCTACGAGCTGTTTCCCATCCTGCAGGAGCGGCGGCGGCAGATGGGTGGCACCCTCTCCGGCGGCGAGCAGCAGATGCTGGCCATCGGCCGGGCGCTCATGTCCCGTCCCAAGCTGCTGCTTTTGGACGAACCATCCCTCGGCCTGGCCCCCATCGTGGTGGAGAACATTTTCGAGGTCATTCAGCGAATCAACGAAGAAGACGGCACCACCATCATGCTGGTCGAGCAGAACGCCCAGATGGCACTCACCGTCGCCAACCGGGCCTATGTTCTGGAGACGGGCGAGGTGACTATCTCCGGCGATTCGAGAAAGTTGCTGAACGACCCCAGGGTCCAGTCCGCCTACCTGGGCGTGGACTAA
- the tatB gene encoding Sec-independent protein translocase protein TatB: MFGIGQFELLLVVVVALIVIGPQKLPEMMRTIGKGFAEFKRVSSDVKDTFNAEVERAERDDRDKRRKEREKQAESIGGEQAESSGPKAEDSFRKIGSAEAEEWRAEESAEAKADSGQAAPEGFTEIETGTRTAEREAGESGGETPDEGKDSGKNA; encoded by the coding sequence GTGTTCGGCATCGGCCAGTTCGAACTGCTTCTCGTCGTTGTGGTCGCCCTCATCGTCATCGGGCCGCAAAAGCTGCCCGAGATGATGCGCACCATCGGCAAGGGATTCGCTGAATTCAAGCGGGTCTCTTCTGACGTCAAGGACACTTTCAACGCCGAAGTGGAGCGGGCCGAGCGCGACGACCGCGATAAGCGGCGCAAGGAGCGCGAAAAGCAGGCCGAGTCCATTGGCGGGGAGCAGGCGGAGTCTTCCGGGCCCAAGGCCGAGGACTCCTTCCGCAAGATCGGTTCCGCCGAAGCCGAGGAATGGCGGGCGGAGGAATCCGCCGAAGCCAAGGCCGATTCCGGTCAAGCCGCTCCCGAGGGCTTCACCGAGATCGAGACGGGAACGCGGACCGCTGAACGGGAAGCCGGAGAGAGTGGCGGCGAAACCCCGGACGAGGGCAAGGACTCCGGGAAAAACGCATGA
- a CDS encoding ABC transporter substrate-binding protein — MADDTVTIAVASPFTGPAAAYGDNIKAGVSMKVAEINEAGGINGKQVEVEWMDEKCDPREAATVAPKIAQNKDIVGVVGHLCSSAHLAALPTYTRAGVPAISPTATNVTISEKNTDRRGRVWGFRNVYRDDFQGQFLANYVKDVLGLEKIAVFHENNDYGIGLKDAFMGEAEKIDLDIVGVEAYIKGAQDFTPQLTKLKNENPDGLFIAGYYGEGALIASQANMLGLDVVKFGADGLDNADYINLADTAANNTYMTVPFLAAAAGPQAQEFIKEFEKEQGRSLDWMSANAYDAAGLLLQAVAEVGEDREEIRDYLISIDSPEEAYEGVTGKTYFNEQGDSQKSAYVKMVKDEEFVPAPKQMN; from the coding sequence ATGGCCGACGACACCGTCACCATCGCCGTGGCTTCTCCCTTCACCGGCCCCGCCGCCGCTTACGGAGACAACATCAAGGCCGGCGTGTCCATGAAGGTCGCCGAGATCAACGAGGCCGGCGGCATCAACGGCAAGCAGGTCGAAGTGGAGTGGATGGACGAAAAGTGCGACCCGCGCGAGGCCGCCACCGTCGCCCCCAAGATCGCCCAGAACAAGGACATCGTCGGCGTGGTGGGCCATCTGTGTTCCTCCGCCCATCTGGCCGCTCTGCCCACCTACACGCGCGCCGGGGTGCCCGCCATCTCGCCCACAGCCACCAACGTCACCATTTCCGAGAAGAACACCGACCGCCGCGGCCGCGTGTGGGGCTTCCGCAACGTCTACCGCGACGACTTCCAGGGCCAGTTCCTGGCCAACTACGTCAAGGACGTCCTTGGCCTGGAAAAGATCGCTGTGTTCCATGAGAACAACGACTACGGCATCGGCCTCAAGGACGCCTTCATGGGCGAGGCCGAGAAGATCGACCTGGATATCGTGGGCGTCGAAGCCTACATCAAGGGTGCCCAGGACTTTACCCCGCAGCTGACCAAGCTCAAGAACGAGAATCCCGACGGCCTTTTCATCGCCGGGTATTACGGCGAGGGCGCTCTCATCGCCTCCCAGGCCAACATGCTGGGCCTGGACGTGGTCAAGTTTGGCGCCGACGGCCTGGACAACGCCGACTACATCAACCTTGCCGACACAGCCGCCAACAACACGTACATGACCGTGCCCTTCCTGGCCGCCGCCGCCGGTCCCCAGGCCCAGGAGTTCATCAAGGAGTTCGAGAAGGAACAGGGCCGCTCCCTGGACTGGATGAGTGCCAACGCCTATGACGCCGCCGGGCTGCTGCTGCAGGCCGTGGCCGAGGTGGGCGAGGACCGCGAGGAAATCCGTGACTACCTCATCTCCATCGACAGCCCCGAAGAGGCCTACGAAGGCGTGACCGGCAAGACCTACTTCAACGAGCAGGGCGACTCCCAGAAGTCCGCCTACGTGAAGATGGTCAAGGACGAGGAGTTCGTGCCCGCGCCCAAGCAAATGAATTAA
- the guaB gene encoding IMP dehydrogenase: MTPDEKIAYEGLTFDDVLLLPAYSEVLPDSVDVSTSLTPAISLNVPLLSAAMDTVTESEMAIAMARQGGVGVVHKNMPIEYQCYEVEKVKKSESGMIHDPVTIEPEYSVGRALELMAEYRISGLPVVKDDELVGILTNRDVRFVTDMSTPVSELMTAKNLVTVPEGTSLDQAKQHLHANRIEKLLVVDDRKRLRGLITIKDIEKKGKYPSSCKDDKGRLRVGAAIGVGGDRDKRAAALIEEGVDFLVLDSAHGHTRNVIESVRAVKSAHPTCQLIAGNVATYEGAKHLLEAGADTVKVGIGPGSICTTRIVAGCGVPQVTAIMDAVRAARKYDACVIADGGIKYSGDVVKALACGADCCMMGSILAGTEESPGETILYQGRTYKAYRGMGSVDAMKEGSRDRYFQEKSKKLVPEGVVGRVPYKGPVADTLYQLVGGLRSGMGYTGCANIGELKDKSRFVRISLAGLRESHVHDVSITKESPNYRVESY; this comes from the coding sequence ATGACCCCTGATGAAAAGATCGCGTACGAAGGGTTGACGTTCGACGACGTGCTGCTGCTTCCGGCCTACTCCGAAGTGCTGCCGGATTCCGTGGACGTGTCCACCAGCCTGACCCCCGCCATCTCCCTCAACGTGCCCCTGCTCTCGGCGGCAATGGACACGGTCACGGAGTCGGAAATGGCCATCGCCATGGCCCGCCAGGGCGGCGTGGGCGTGGTGCACAAGAACATGCCCATTGAATATCAGTGCTACGAGGTGGAGAAGGTCAAGAAGAGCGAGTCGGGCATGATCCACGATCCCGTGACCATCGAGCCGGAGTATTCCGTGGGGCGCGCCCTGGAGCTTATGGCCGAGTACCGCATTTCCGGTCTGCCCGTGGTCAAGGACGACGAGTTGGTGGGCATCCTCACCAACCGCGACGTGCGCTTCGTGACCGACATGTCCACCCCGGTCTCCGAACTGATGACCGCCAAGAACCTGGTTACGGTGCCCGAAGGGACGTCACTGGATCAGGCCAAGCAGCACCTGCACGCCAACCGTATCGAGAAGCTCCTGGTGGTCGACGACCGCAAACGGCTCAGGGGACTCATCACCATCAAGGACATCGAGAAGAAGGGCAAGTATCCCAGTTCCTGCAAGGACGACAAGGGACGCTTGCGCGTGGGCGCGGCCATAGGGGTTGGCGGCGACCGCGACAAGCGCGCCGCCGCGCTCATCGAGGAAGGGGTGGACTTCCTGGTGCTGGACTCCGCCCACGGCCATACCCGCAACGTGATCGAGTCGGTGCGTGCGGTCAAATCCGCCCACCCCACCTGCCAGCTCATCGCGGGCAACGTGGCCACCTACGAGGGCGCCAAGCACCTGCTGGAGGCCGGTGCGGACACCGTCAAGGTGGGTATCGGGCCCGGTTCCATCTGCACCACCCGCATTGTGGCCGGCTGCGGCGTGCCCCAGGTCACGGCCATCATGGACGCCGTACGCGCCGCCAGGAAGTATGACGCCTGCGTCATCGCCGACGGGGGCATCAAGTACTCCGGCGACGTGGTCAAGGCGCTGGCCTGCGGGGCCGACTGCTGCATGATGGGGTCGATACTGGCCGGTACCGAGGAGAGCCCGGGGGAGACCATTCTTTACCAGGGCCGCACCTACAAGGCCTACAGAGGCATGGGCTCGGTGGACGCCATGAAGGAAGGCAGCCGCGACCGCTATTTCCAGGAGAAGTCCAAGAAGCTGGTGCCGGAAGGCGTTGTTGGCCGCGTCCCTTACAAGGGGCCAGTGGCCGACACCCTCTACCAGTTGGTTGGCGGACTGCGCTCCGGCATGGGCTACACCGGCTGCGCGAACATCGGCGAACTCAAGGACAAGTCCCGCTTCGTGCGCATTTCCCTGGCCGGGCTGCGCGAATCCCACGTCCACGACGTCAGCATCACCAAGGAATCGCCCAACTACCGGGTGGAGTCCTACTAG
- the hisB gene encoding imidazoleglycerol-phosphate dehydratase HisB: MSERTAELARTTSETSIRAELRLDGSGEVHVDTGFPFADHMLTLLAFWGGFDLRLTCDGDLDVDAHHSLEDVGLVLGQCFAEALGDKSGIERTALAKVPMDEALTEVVVDISGRPYFVYSENVLPPVIAGEEKDVWREFLKSFAFKAAINLHVRFEYGDNGHHLLESAFKGLGLALGRAAAVTRQGVRSTKGSLD; this comes from the coding sequence ATGAGCGAACGCACCGCTGAACTCGCGCGGACCACCTCCGAGACGTCCATCCGGGCCGAGTTGCGCCTGGACGGCTCGGGCGAGGTCCACGTGGACACCGGCTTTCCCTTCGCCGACCACATGCTCACCTTGCTGGCCTTCTGGGGCGGCTTCGACCTACGCCTGACCTGCGACGGCGACCTGGACGTTGACGCCCACCATAGCCTGGAGGACGTGGGGCTGGTGCTGGGCCAGTGCTTCGCCGAGGCCCTGGGCGACAAGTCGGGCATAGAACGGACGGCTTTGGCCAAGGTGCCCATGGACGAGGCCCTGACCGAAGTGGTGGTGGACATCTCCGGGCGCCCCTACTTCGTCTACAGCGAAAACGTCCTGCCGCCGGTCATCGCCGGCGAGGAAAAGGACGTATGGCGCGAGTTCCTCAAGTCCTTCGCCTTCAAGGCGGCCATCAATCTGCACGTGCGTTTCGAATACGGAGACAATGGACACCATCTGCTGGAGTCGGCCTTCAAGGGGCTGGGCCTGGCCCTGGGGCGGGCCGCCGCCGTGACTCGGCAGGGGGTACGCAGCACCAAGGGGAGTCTGGATTGA
- the tatC gene encoding twin-arginine translocase subunit TatC, with the protein MSSVSSDPREEERAGEGDTGREEPRDDSPEGGEPAGGTGSDESAPAREYPEDPSDYEDSGESAGESDQSGASRDAGGSGDEEGSSGGGDDGGDDSDGAMIQAGAGSPPDFPTDGSGSSASGDGGDGGDGDDGEEDEEEDLGSMPLVEHLKDLRNRMVRIVIAVVVGFLASWAFRKRILDVIMEPMKKVLDASEEGSTFIYTYPAEAFFTEVKACVLAGILLTSPYIFYQFWRFIAPGLYRHERLWVAPIALITAAFFAAGALFGYLVVFPFGFEFFAGFMTPYLKFLPAYSAYFSFAVKLLIAFGLVFEMPIFVFFLARMGLVTAAGMRKYRKYAILCIFLLGAVLTPPDPISQLAMAGPLIILYEVSIYVAKAFGRRKRGEQSEQPEEEGQNA; encoded by the coding sequence ATGAGTTCCGTATCCAGCGACCCCAGGGAGGAGGAACGCGCCGGGGAAGGTGACACCGGCCGCGAGGAACCCCGGGACGACTCCCCGGAAGGTGGAGAGCCCGCCGGGGGAACCGGTTCGGATGAGTCCGCCCCCGCTCGGGAGTATCCCGAAGATCCCTCTGATTACGAGGACTCCGGGGAATCCGCGGGTGAATCCGATCAATCTGGCGCGTCCCGGGATGCAGGTGGCTCCGGTGACGAGGAAGGCTCATCCGGCGGCGGCGATGACGGGGGAGATGACTCCGACGGGGCCATGATCCAGGCCGGTGCCGGCAGCCCCCCCGACTTCCCCACGGACGGCTCCGGTTCGTCCGCCTCCGGCGATGGCGGCGACGGCGGCGACGGTGATGATGGAGAGGAGGACGAGGAGGAAGACCTCGGCTCCATGCCGCTGGTCGAACATCTCAAGGACCTGCGCAACCGCATGGTCCGCATCGTCATCGCCGTGGTGGTGGGCTTTCTGGCGAGTTGGGCCTTCCGCAAGCGCATCCTCGACGTCATCATGGAGCCCATGAAGAAGGTGCTGGATGCGTCGGAAGAGGGTTCGACCTTCATCTACACCTATCCTGCCGAGGCTTTCTTCACCGAGGTCAAGGCCTGCGTGCTGGCCGGAATCCTTCTCACCAGCCCCTATATTTTCTACCAATTCTGGCGCTTCATCGCTCCCGGCCTCTACCGGCACGAGAGGCTCTGGGTTGCGCCCATCGCTCTCATAACGGCCGCCTTCTTCGCCGCCGGCGCTCTTTTCGGCTACCTGGTGGTCTTTCCCTTCGGCTTCGAGTTTTTCGCCGGGTTCATGACCCCGTATCTCAAGTTCCTGCCCGCCTACTCGGCCTACTTCAGCTTCGCGGTCAAGTTGCTCATCGCCTTCGGGCTGGTCTTCGAGATGCCCATCTTCGTTTTCTTCCTGGCCCGCATGGGCCTGGTCACGGCCGCGGGAATGCGCAAGTACCGCAAGTACGCCATCCTCTGCATCTTCCTGCTGGGCGCGGTTCTCACGCCGCCCGACCCCATCTCCCAGTTGGCCATGGCCGGACCATTGATCATCCTCTACGAGGTCAGCATTTACGTGGCCAAGGCTTTCGGCAGAAGAAAACGCGGCGAGCAGAGCGAACAGCCCGAGGAAGAGGGGCAGAACGCGTGA
- a CDS encoding branched-chain amino acid ABC transporter permease gives MSRGNLIKLAAAAILLTFPMTGFASDYLLHVLTLIMVYMVLAMGLNIVPGFCGLLDLGFVGFYGIGAYTAGLLTINYGLSMWMLVPLAALNGAVWGILLGAPTLRLTGDYFAIVTFGFSELVVLFLTNEIWLTRGPLGLPGIEPASIDLSWLSTMINPDWDWYYEFYGETPYFYLAIAMVLGVYFMMRRLEDSRLGRAWYAIREDPLAAASSGINILNYKVIAFAISAGIGALAGCFFARWTLFLSPDMFKFWESFLVLCMVVLGGLGNINGALVGATVLIALGEVLRGVLPTLGLPAETRFMAYGLIMVLIMRFRPAGFIPKIADASLKNPIIIKLKRELKAKGALS, from the coding sequence ATGAGCCGCGGCAACCTCATCAAGCTGGCGGCGGCCGCGATCCTGCTGACCTTCCCCATGACCGGCTTCGCTTCTGACTACCTGCTGCACGTGCTGACTCTGATCATGGTCTACATGGTCCTGGCCATGGGACTGAACATCGTGCCGGGCTTCTGCGGCCTGCTGGACCTCGGTTTCGTGGGGTTCTACGGCATCGGCGCGTACACCGCCGGACTGCTGACCATCAACTACGGGCTCTCCATGTGGATGCTTGTTCCGCTGGCCGCGCTCAACGGCGCGGTCTGGGGCATCCTGCTCGGCGCGCCCACCCTGCGGCTCACGGGCGACTACTTCGCCATCGTCACATTCGGCTTCTCGGAACTGGTGGTCCTGTTCCTGACCAACGAGATATGGCTGACCCGAGGCCCCCTGGGCCTGCCCGGCATCGAACCGGCCTCCATCGACCTCTCCTGGCTGTCCACCATGATCAACCCCGACTGGGACTGGTACTACGAGTTCTACGGTGAGACGCCATACTTCTATTTGGCCATCGCCATGGTGCTGGGCGTCTACTTCATGATGCGACGGCTAGAGGACTCACGGCTGGGCCGGGCCTGGTACGCCATACGCGAGGACCCGCTGGCCGCGGCCTCCTCCGGCATCAACATCCTCAACTACAAGGTCATCGCTTTCGCCATCTCGGCTGGAATCGGTGCCCTGGCGGGCTGTTTCTTCGCCCGCTGGACCCTGTTCCTCTCGCCGGACATGTTCAAGTTCTGGGAGTCGTTCCTGGTGCTGTGCATGGTGGTGCTCGGCGGGCTGGGCAACATCAACGGCGCGCTGGTGGGGGCCACCGTGCTCATCGCCCTGGGCGAGGTGCTGCGCGGCGTGCTGCCCACGCTGGGCCTGCCCGCGGAGACGCGCTTCATGGCCTACGGCCTGATCATGGTCCTCATCATGCGGTTCCGTCCGGCCGGGTTCATCCCCAAGATCGCCGACGCCTCGCTGAAGAATCCCATCATCATCAAGCTCAAGCGTGAGCTGAAGGCCAAGGGGGCGCTGTCGTGA
- the guaA gene encoding glutamine-hydrolyzing GMP synthase, producing MEHHDKVVILDFGSQYTQLIARRVREAGVYSEIVPCTIPLDELKAHDPKAVILSGGPASVLEDDSPGVDDGVFALGVPVLGICYGMQIMAHHLCGRITQATDREYGRADLDVVDPGLLLDGLRTDEGHKVWMSHGDHVEAAPEGFKVLAKTGSLDVAAMSDPARKLYALQFHPEVAHTDDGEIILRNFLFKIAQVKPGWTMASFVDHTTAELREAVGDAGVVCGLSGGIDSTVVALLLHKAIGKQLTCIFVDNGLLRHQEREEVIGYLDEHFDLNLVVVDARERFLSKLTGVSDPEEKRRIIGYTFIDVFEEEANKLDGVKYLAQGTLYPDVIESVSFKGGPSAVIKSHHNVGGLPEKMNLDLVEPLRELFKDEVRKVAVELGLPDYIIWRHPFPGPGLAIRIIGEISPERLEVLRQSDRIVQQELRASGWYQKVWQGFAVLLPLKTVGVMGDDRTYESVVALRVVDSLDAMTADWTRLPPDLVARISNRIINEVRGVNRVVLDVSSKPPSTIEWE from the coding sequence ATGGAACACCACGACAAGGTCGTCATTCTCGACTTCGGCTCCCAGTACACACAGCTCATCGCCAGACGGGTGCGCGAGGCCGGGGTCTATTCCGAAATCGTTCCCTGCACCATCCCTCTGGATGAACTGAAGGCGCACGATCCCAAGGCGGTCATCCTTTCGGGCGGCCCGGCCAGCGTGCTGGAGGACGACTCCCCGGGCGTTGACGACGGCGTTTTCGCGCTGGGCGTGCCGGTGCTGGGCATTTGTTACGGCATGCAGATCATGGCGCACCACCTGTGCGGACGCATCACCCAGGCCACGGACCGGGAATACGGCCGCGCCGACCTGGACGTTGTGGACCCCGGCTTGCTGCTGGACGGCCTGCGCACCGACGAGGGGCACAAGGTCTGGATGTCGCATGGCGACCATGTGGAGGCCGCACCCGAGGGGTTCAAGGTGCTGGCCAAGACAGGCTCCCTGGACGTGGCCGCCATGTCCGACCCGGCACGCAAGCTCTACGCCCTGCAGTTCCATCCAGAGGTGGCCCACACCGACGACGGCGAAATCATCCTGCGCAATTTCCTCTTCAAGATCGCCCAGGTGAAGCCGGGCTGGACCATGGCTTCTTTCGTGGACCACACCACGGCCGAGCTTCGCGAGGCGGTGGGCGACGCCGGGGTGGTCTGCGGCCTGTCCGGCGGCATCGACTCCACCGTGGTGGCGCTTCTGCTGCACAAGGCCATCGGCAAGCAGCTCACCTGCATCTTCGTGGACAACGGACTGCTGCGCCACCAGGAGCGCGAAGAGGTCATCGGCTACCTGGATGAGCACTTCGATCTCAATCTGGTGGTGGTGGACGCCCGCGAACGCTTCCTCTCCAAGCTCACCGGTGTTTCCGACCCCGAGGAAAAGCGCCGCATCATCGGCTACACCTTCATCGACGTCTTCGAGGAGGAAGCCAACAAGCTGGATGGAGTCAAGTACTTGGCCCAGGGCACGCTCTACCCGGACGTCATCGAGTCTGTCTCCTTCAAGGGCGGGCCTTCGGCCGTTATCAAGAGCCACCACAACGTGGGCGGCCTGCCGGAGAAGATGAACCTGGACCTGGTGGAACCCCTGCGCGAACTGTTCAAGGACGAGGTGCGCAAGGTGGCTGTGGAGTTGGGGCTGCCGGACTACATCATCTGGCGGCACCCCTTTCCCGGCCCCGGGCTGGCCATCCGCATCATCGGGGAGATTTCCCCGGAGCGGCTGGAGGTCTTGCGCCAGTCCGACCGCATCGTTCAGCAGGAGCTGCGCGCTTCGGGGTGGTACCAGAAGGTCTGGCAGGGGTTCGCCGTGCTCCTGCCGCTGAAGACCGTGGGCGTCATGGGCGACGATCGCACCTACGAGTCCGTGGTGGCCCTGCGGGTGGTTGACTCCCTGGACGCCATGACGGCCGACTGGACGCGGCTGCCGCCGGACCTAGTGGCCCGCATCTCCAACCGCATCATCAACGAGGTGCGGGGGGTCAACCGGGTGGTCCTGGATGTCTCCTCCAAACCGCCAAGCACCATCGAGTGGGAATAA